One window of the Triticum dicoccoides isolate Atlit2015 ecotype Zavitan chromosome 3B, WEW_v2.0, whole genome shotgun sequence genome contains the following:
- the LOC119278209 gene encoding protein ESSENTIAL FOR POTEXVIRUS ACCUMULATION 1-like isoform X1, whose product MAERKLDRFAALGKDALSLGIDEDRSTAAAMGFVDDPKDQQHLENIIPLSPQWLYAKPSDAKISAPHGSLLEPSEKDGRMLEGSGAKKERRRNAFDAGWLDEERETSLLGRRDHKKEVDRELENRKNDRRSDNVSARDNNDSRAAPTSGRWDDGSTRNSGNEGRRDGKWSLRWGPDDKEKDSKPEKKMDAEKDEPHGEKHTLPVRLLPESDSRDKWRPRHRQETQTSGTATYRAAPGFGLEKGRVKESNVGFAPGRGRANPNSVPSFSRPSSAGPIGAPPVYGRRAATAGAFRYPRGKLLDIYRQQKVVQSFEDGRRMLEEVPPITLSTSVKPLAFVTPDNNEEAVLEDIRKGRVTSSEATNTTALQKERNKDLEAFGIDANKDKSAEAFSGLSHEGSAALISEKDPFYNEGMFAGGITGPPKKPTEENAPSHPHGLSGIREDTKFNEVKPSADIDPSTKLHDDSNAQFNVNVDYPTGQASYTETKAGGQDSYPEELTLYYLDPQGGVQGPFMGTDIVSWYEDGYFGLELPVRLAQAPDDAPFRPLSDLMPYLGHKPQSLPPASRGGSAESPDSVHNNFEDALPTSGSFGKSDQTSKADSGNYAANPTRGDQEAPVQSRTGWFPSVEAQKTEANPDIRQQRIPETVTQDAEEVLYTGRPTSGMGQSRPDFDNDRADFQLTSLDSRSGVGEANLPKQDAPRENELSPLGLLWSELEGMHPKQPLSSNVLGINERRNPKPTAPKDIPPANIRHGPLSRMNEAPVVRDEWPANLGRLDSINDANMSGLISQVEPELGHLNYEEQMLLTQIRREQLQQEQMMGRNNLEFPGQFAGQVFDSLHQHRQSINPPAPEVEHLLRVQFELEHQQRRQQLQQEQHRQQLQQEQHQRQLQQEQHQRQLQQRQAQLLQQQQQQQQQLILEQMLQQQLQSSNFGQANMVDQVLLREQLLNDLHHQPHHFQRQHDAAIEQLIQAKFGHGHHREQHNDMLDVLSRSNQRQALPLEQQILLGLHHDQLQTQQLANAIRQHAGREEERHLSGGWPMDDPSQFIRTGTSPNQSHASRLGQFDLLQSLQRSSSVEHHDHLDRSLSMHERLHRGGQGMHSLERSGSLPGGAPLSNPDVVNALARHHGLGQMETHGDLYSAGQMPMHASGVHPQQHRLQEQLSGSHMGRLERNWSDANGQLQNSLMEASRINQLQIEAEKQRRNVEMNLPIDNPHAWASLMNNERNPEAELSDMIHQKLVLQAQQSRGFPDVPATASFGRKEPSSLFAQPAADNPLRSSVDRLSFDDPLAERSHFSKMGHLGQDGPTTLDILPNNIEMNRKLGLRSSSATMLDMQRGEFPDVMGGSASTNQLVGNANDVARRKRQGSSANLAVEDTDFSEAVSNWVDTGIPKGSSHSLLKRTANPHAATSQATSTDLSSAIRSKKAGHASSASSDEHKMESGVTSAAHAVEATASANKEAGLFGIPPSSNQDASGPSFSEMLKSTKKPPLQYDASESADGGPGGKGTKKKAKKGKQIDPSLLGFKVHSNRILMGEIHRPDD is encoded by the exons ATGGCCGAGAGGAAGCTGGATCGATTCGCGGCGCTCGGGAAAG ATGCCCTCTCGCTCGGGATCGACGAGGAtaggtccaccgccgccgccatgggtTTCGTCGACGATCCCAAAG ATCAGCAGCACCTGGAGAACATCATTCCTCTGTCCCCTCAGTGGCTTTATGCCAAACCAAGCGATGCCAAG ATTTCAGCGCCTCATGGGTCCTTGCTTGAGCCTTCTGAGAAAGATGGGAGGATGCTTGAAGGCTCTGGGGCTAAGAAAGAGCGCCGCCGGAATGCATTTGATGCTGGTTGGCTTGATGAGGAGAGGGAGACGAGCTTACTTGGGAGGAGGGATCACAAGAAGGAAGTGGACCGGGAACTGGAGAACCGTAAAAACGATCGCCGATCTGACAATGTTTCTGCAAGGGACAACAACGATTCACGGGCAGCTCCTACATCTGGAAGGTGGGATGATGGCTCCACCCGAAATTCAGGGAATGAAGGTAGGCGTGATGGAAAATGGTCATTAAGATGGGGACCTGACGACAAGGAGAAGGACTCGAAACCAGAAAAGAAGATGGATGCAGAAAAGGATGAACCTCATGGTGAGAAACATACACTTCCTGTAAGGCTGCTACCTGAGTCAGACTCCCGTGATAAATGGAGACCTCGTCACCGGCAGGAGACTCAGACCAGTGGTACCGCGACATACCGTGCTGCTCCAGGATTTGGATTGGAGAAAGGACGTGTGAAGGAATCGAATGTTGGTTTTGCCCCTGGAAGAGGCAGGGCAAACCCCAACTCAGTTCCATCCTTCAGCCGTCCATCATCTGCTGGGCCAATTGGTGCTCCACCTGTGTATGGGAGGCGTGCGGCAACTGCTGGTGCTTTTCGCTACCCAAGGGGTAAACTTCTTGACATATACAGGCAACAAAAGGTTGTGCAGTCATTTGAAGATGGCCGACGGATGCTGGAAGAAGTTCCTCCCATAACACTCTCTACTTCTGTTAAGCCACTAGCCTTTGTCACCCCTGATAACAATGAAGAG GCTGTTTTGGAAGATATTAGGAAAGGCAGGGTCACCAGCAGTGAAGCGACGAATACAACTGCACTCCAAAAGGAGAGAAACAAAGATCTTGAAG cttttggtattGATGCCAACAAGGATAAAAGTGCTGAAGCATTTAGCGGGTTAAGTCATGAAGGATCTGCTGCCTTGATATCAGAGAAGGACCCCTTCTACAATGAAGGGATGTTCGCAGGTGGTATTACAGGCCCACCAAAGAAGCCTACCGAGGAAAATGCTCCCAGTCACCCACATGGACTTTCTGGCATCAGGGAAGACACAAAGTTTAATGAGGTCAAGCCAAGTGCTGATATCGATCCTAGCACTAAGTTACATGATGATTCAAATGCTCAGTTCAATGTAAATGTTGACTATCCTACTGGCCAGGCTAGTTACACTGAAACAAAAGCTGGTGGCCAGGATAGTTACCCAGAGGAGTTGACCCTATACTATCTGGATCCCCAAGGAGGTGTGCAGGGTCCATTTATGGGTACTGATATAGTCTCCTGGTATGAAGATGGATATTTCGGATTGGAGCTACCTGTGCGTCTAGCTCAGGCTCCAGATGATGCTCCATTTCGCCCACTATCTGACCTCATGCCGTACCTTGGACATAAGCCCCAATCTCTCCCACCTGCATCCCGTGGTGGAAGTGCTGAATCTCCGGATTCTGTACATAACAATTTTGAAGATGCGCTTCCTACTTCTGGTTCTTTTGGGAAGAGTGATCAGACATCTAAGGCAGACTCTGGAAATTATGCAGCCAATCCTACAAGAGGTGACCAGGAAGCACCGGTACAATCACGTACTGGTTGGTTCCCCTCAGTTGAAGCACAAAAGACTGAAGCAAACCCAGATATTCGTCAGCAGCGCATTCCTGAAACTGTGACTCAGGATGCTGAAg AAGTGTTGTACACCGGGAGGCCTACCAGTGGCATGGGTCAATCTCGACCAGATTTTGATAATGACCGTGCAGATTTCCAATTGACATCACTGGATTCCCGTTCTGGGGTGGGGGAAGCTAATTTGCCCAAGCAGGATGCCCCTAGAGAGAATGAACTCAGCCCTCTTGGTTTGCTTTGGTCTGAGCTGGAAGGGATGCATCCAAAGCAGCCTCTCTCATCAAATGTGCTTGGTATAAATGAGCGGAGGAATCCCAAACCGACAGCTCCCAAGGACATTCCACCTGCAAATATCAGGCATGGGCCGCTTAGCCGGATGAATGAAGCCCCTGTTGTGCGTGATGAGTGGCCTGCTAACCTTGGACGGCTGGACAGCATCAATGATGCCAACATGTCAGGGCTAATTTCCCAGGTTGAACCTGAGCTAGGTCATCTGAATTATGAGGAGCAAATGCTACTTACACAGATTCGAAGGGAGCAACTGCAGCAGGAACAAATGATGGGTCGTAACAATCTGGAATTTCCTGGACAATTTGCAGGGCAGGTGTTTGATTCATTGCACCAACACAGACAGTCCATCAATCCACCGGCTCCTGAGGTGGAGCACCTTTTGAGAGTCCAGTTTGAACTTGAACACCAGCAGCGACGCCAACAGCTTCAGCaggagcagcaccgccagcagcttCAGCAAGAGCAGCACCAGAGGCAGCTTCAGCAGGAGCAACACCAAAGGCAGCTGCAGCAGCGCCAAGCCCAGCTGctgcaacagcaacagcagcaacaacagcagctgATTCTTGAACAAATGTTGCAGCAGCAGTTGCAGAGTTCAAACTTCGGACAAGCTAACATGGTCGATCAAGTGTTACTCCGGGAACAGTTATTGAATGACTTGCATCATCAACCCCATCATTTTCAAAGGCAGCATGATGCAGCTATTGAACAACTCATTCAAGCAAAATTTGGGCATGGCCATCATAGGGAGCAACACAATGATATGTTAGATGTTCTCTCACGTTCAAACCAGAGGCAGGCGCTTCCTTTGGAGCAGCAAATTCTTTTAGGGCTGCACCATGATCAGCTCCAAACACAACAATTGGCCAATGCTATAAGACAACATGCGGGCAGGGAGGAAGAACGGCATTTAAGTGGTGGCTGGCCAATGGATGATCCTAGCCAATTTATCCGCACAGGAACTAGTCCAAATCAAAGCCATGCCTCCAGACTTGGTCAATTTGATCTTCTGCAGTCCCTTCAGAGGTCGTCATCTGTGGAGCATCATGACCATCTCGATCGAAGCCTATCTATGCATGAACGATTGCATAGGGGAGGTCAAGGTATGCACTCCCTTGAGCGGTCTGGCTCTTTGCCTGGTGGTGCTCCTTTATCAAATCCTGATGTTGTAAATGCCCTAGCACGTCATCATGGCCTTGGTCAGATGGAAACACATGGTGATCTATATTCTGCAGGCCAGATGCCTATGCATGCTTCAGGGGTTCATCCCCAGCAACACAGGCTGCAGGAGCAGCTGTCAGGTTCTCACATGGGAAGGCTGGAAAGGAACTGGTCAGATGCCAATGGGCAATTGCAAAATAGCCTGATGGAAGCTTCACGCATCAACCAGTTGCAAATTGAAGCAGAGAAGCAGAGGAGGAATGTGGAAATGAACCTTCCCATAGACAACCCACATGCATGGGCATCCCTTATGAACAATGAGAGGAACCCAGAAGCTGAATTGAGTGATATGATTCATCAAAAACTGGTTCTTCAAGCACAGCAATCTCGTGGTTTCCCTGATGTTCCGGCGACGGCATCATTTGGACGTAAAGAGCCTTCTTCACTCTTTGCACAGCCTGCTGCAGATAACCCTTTAAGATCATCTGTTGACAGGTTGTCTTTTGATGATCCACTTGCAGAAAGGTCACATTTCTCAAAAATGGGGCACTTGGGACAGGATGGACCAACTACTCTAGATATTTTACCGAACAATATTGAGATGAACCGGAAACTCGGCCTTAGATCAAGCTCTGCGACAATGCTTGATATGCAAAGGGGAGAATTCCCAGATGTGATGGGCGGCAGTGCATCAACTAATCAATTGGTTGGGAATGCCAATGATGTAGCCAGGAGGAAAAGGCAGGGTTCTAGTGCAAACTTGGCAGTGGAGGACACTGATTTTTCTGAAGCGGTCAGCAACTG GGTTGATACTGGCATCCCAAAGGGAAGCTCCCATTCCCTGTTAAAGCGCACAGCAAACCCACACGCTGCTACCTCGCAGGCAACGTCAACGGATCTGTCTTCAGCCATTAGGTCCAAGAAGGCAGGCCATGCTTCTTCTGCATCTTCTGATG AGCATAAGATGGAATCTGGAGTCACCTCAGCAGCCCACGCCGTTGAAGCCACTGCTTCAGCCAACAAAGAGGCAGGGTTGTTCGGCATCCCACCGAGCAGCAATCAGGACGCCTCTGGTCCTTCGTTCAGTGAAATGCTCAAGAGCACAAAGAAGCCCCCCTTGCAGTATGACGCCTCTGAATCCGCCGACGGTGGCCCTGGCGGCAAGGGCACTAAGAAGAAAGCAAAGAAAGGAAAGCAGATCGACCCTTCGCTTCTGGGCTTCAAGGTCCACAGCAACCGCATCTTGATGGGCGAGATCCACCGCCCCGACGACTAA
- the LOC119278209 gene encoding protein ESSENTIAL FOR POTEXVIRUS ACCUMULATION 1-like isoform X2: protein MAERKLDRFAALGKDALSLGIDEDRSTAAAMGFVDDPKDQQHLENIIPLSPQWLYAKPSDAKISAPHGSLLEPSEKDGRMLEGSGAKKERRRNAFDAGWLDEERETSLLGRRDHKKEVDRELENRKNDRRSDNVSARDNNDSRAAPTSGRWDDGSTRNSGNEGRRDGKWSLRWGPDDKEKDSKPEKKMDAEKDEPHGEKHTLPVRLLPESDSRDKWRPRHRQETQTSGTATYRAAPGFGLEKGRVKESNVGFAPGRGRANPNSVPSFSRPSSAGPIGAPPVYGRRAATAGAFRYPRGKLLDIYRQQKVVQSFEDGRRMLEEVPPITLSTSVKPLAFVTPDNNEEAVLEDIRKGRVTSSEATNTTALQKERNKDLEAFGIDANKDKSAEAFSGLSHEGSAALISEKDPFYNEGMFAGGITGPPKKPTEENAPSHPHGLSGIREDTKFNEVKPSADIDPSTKLHDDSNAQFNVNVDYPTGQASYTETKAGGQDSYPEELTLYYLDPQGGVQGPFMGTDIVSWYEDGYFGLELPVRLAQAPDDAPFRPLSDLMPYLGHKPQSLPPASRGGSAESPDSVHNNFEDALPTSGSFGKSDQTSKADSGNYAANPTRGDQEAPVQSRTGWFPSVEAQKTEANPDIRQQRIPETVTQDAEEVLYTGRPTSGMGQSRPDFDNDRADFQLTSLDSRSGVGEANLPKQDAPRENELSPLGLLWSELEGMHPKQPLSSNVLGINERRNPKPTAPKDIPPANIRHGPLSRMNEAPVVRDEWPANLGRLDSINDANMSGLISQVEPELGHLNYEEQMLLTQIRREQLQQEQMMGRNNLEFPGQFAGQVFDSLHQHRQSINPPAPEVEHLLRVQFELEHQQRRQQLQQEQHRQQLQQEQHQRQLQQEQHQRQLQQRQAQLLQQQQQQQQQLILEQMLQQQLQSSNFGQANMVDQVLLREQLLNDLHHQPHHFQRQHDAAIEQLIQAKFGHGHHREQHNDMLDVLSRSNQRQALPLEQQILLGLHHDQLQTQQLANAIRQHAGREEERHLSGGWPMDDPSQFIRTGTSPNQSHASRLGQFDLLQSLQRSSSVEHHDHLDRSLSMHERLHRGGQGMHSLERSGSLPGGAPLSNPDVVNALARHHGLGQMETHGDLYSAGQMPMHASGVHPQQHRLQEQLSGSHMGRLERNWSDANGQLQNSLMEASRINQLQIEAEKQRRNVEMNLPIDNPHAWASLMNNERNPEAELSDMIHQKLVLQAQQSRGFPDVPATASFGQRSHFSKMGHLGQDGPTTLDILPNNIEMNRKLGLRSSSATMLDMQRGEFPDVMGGSASTNQLVGNANDVARRKRQGSSANLAVEDTDFSEAVSNWVDTGIPKGSSHSLLKRTANPHAATSQATSTDLSSAIRSKKAGHASSASSDEHKMESGVTSAAHAVEATASANKEAGLFGIPPSSNQDASGPSFSEMLKSTKKPPLQYDASESADGGPGGKGTKKKAKKGKQIDPSLLGFKVHSNRILMGEIHRPDD from the exons ATGGCCGAGAGGAAGCTGGATCGATTCGCGGCGCTCGGGAAAG ATGCCCTCTCGCTCGGGATCGACGAGGAtaggtccaccgccgccgccatgggtTTCGTCGACGATCCCAAAG ATCAGCAGCACCTGGAGAACATCATTCCTCTGTCCCCTCAGTGGCTTTATGCCAAACCAAGCGATGCCAAG ATTTCAGCGCCTCATGGGTCCTTGCTTGAGCCTTCTGAGAAAGATGGGAGGATGCTTGAAGGCTCTGGGGCTAAGAAAGAGCGCCGCCGGAATGCATTTGATGCTGGTTGGCTTGATGAGGAGAGGGAGACGAGCTTACTTGGGAGGAGGGATCACAAGAAGGAAGTGGACCGGGAACTGGAGAACCGTAAAAACGATCGCCGATCTGACAATGTTTCTGCAAGGGACAACAACGATTCACGGGCAGCTCCTACATCTGGAAGGTGGGATGATGGCTCCACCCGAAATTCAGGGAATGAAGGTAGGCGTGATGGAAAATGGTCATTAAGATGGGGACCTGACGACAAGGAGAAGGACTCGAAACCAGAAAAGAAGATGGATGCAGAAAAGGATGAACCTCATGGTGAGAAACATACACTTCCTGTAAGGCTGCTACCTGAGTCAGACTCCCGTGATAAATGGAGACCTCGTCACCGGCAGGAGACTCAGACCAGTGGTACCGCGACATACCGTGCTGCTCCAGGATTTGGATTGGAGAAAGGACGTGTGAAGGAATCGAATGTTGGTTTTGCCCCTGGAAGAGGCAGGGCAAACCCCAACTCAGTTCCATCCTTCAGCCGTCCATCATCTGCTGGGCCAATTGGTGCTCCACCTGTGTATGGGAGGCGTGCGGCAACTGCTGGTGCTTTTCGCTACCCAAGGGGTAAACTTCTTGACATATACAGGCAACAAAAGGTTGTGCAGTCATTTGAAGATGGCCGACGGATGCTGGAAGAAGTTCCTCCCATAACACTCTCTACTTCTGTTAAGCCACTAGCCTTTGTCACCCCTGATAACAATGAAGAG GCTGTTTTGGAAGATATTAGGAAAGGCAGGGTCACCAGCAGTGAAGCGACGAATACAACTGCACTCCAAAAGGAGAGAAACAAAGATCTTGAAG cttttggtattGATGCCAACAAGGATAAAAGTGCTGAAGCATTTAGCGGGTTAAGTCATGAAGGATCTGCTGCCTTGATATCAGAGAAGGACCCCTTCTACAATGAAGGGATGTTCGCAGGTGGTATTACAGGCCCACCAAAGAAGCCTACCGAGGAAAATGCTCCCAGTCACCCACATGGACTTTCTGGCATCAGGGAAGACACAAAGTTTAATGAGGTCAAGCCAAGTGCTGATATCGATCCTAGCACTAAGTTACATGATGATTCAAATGCTCAGTTCAATGTAAATGTTGACTATCCTACTGGCCAGGCTAGTTACACTGAAACAAAAGCTGGTGGCCAGGATAGTTACCCAGAGGAGTTGACCCTATACTATCTGGATCCCCAAGGAGGTGTGCAGGGTCCATTTATGGGTACTGATATAGTCTCCTGGTATGAAGATGGATATTTCGGATTGGAGCTACCTGTGCGTCTAGCTCAGGCTCCAGATGATGCTCCATTTCGCCCACTATCTGACCTCATGCCGTACCTTGGACATAAGCCCCAATCTCTCCCACCTGCATCCCGTGGTGGAAGTGCTGAATCTCCGGATTCTGTACATAACAATTTTGAAGATGCGCTTCCTACTTCTGGTTCTTTTGGGAAGAGTGATCAGACATCTAAGGCAGACTCTGGAAATTATGCAGCCAATCCTACAAGAGGTGACCAGGAAGCACCGGTACAATCACGTACTGGTTGGTTCCCCTCAGTTGAAGCACAAAAGACTGAAGCAAACCCAGATATTCGTCAGCAGCGCATTCCTGAAACTGTGACTCAGGATGCTGAAg AAGTGTTGTACACCGGGAGGCCTACCAGTGGCATGGGTCAATCTCGACCAGATTTTGATAATGACCGTGCAGATTTCCAATTGACATCACTGGATTCCCGTTCTGGGGTGGGGGAAGCTAATTTGCCCAAGCAGGATGCCCCTAGAGAGAATGAACTCAGCCCTCTTGGTTTGCTTTGGTCTGAGCTGGAAGGGATGCATCCAAAGCAGCCTCTCTCATCAAATGTGCTTGGTATAAATGAGCGGAGGAATCCCAAACCGACAGCTCCCAAGGACATTCCACCTGCAAATATCAGGCATGGGCCGCTTAGCCGGATGAATGAAGCCCCTGTTGTGCGTGATGAGTGGCCTGCTAACCTTGGACGGCTGGACAGCATCAATGATGCCAACATGTCAGGGCTAATTTCCCAGGTTGAACCTGAGCTAGGTCATCTGAATTATGAGGAGCAAATGCTACTTACACAGATTCGAAGGGAGCAACTGCAGCAGGAACAAATGATGGGTCGTAACAATCTGGAATTTCCTGGACAATTTGCAGGGCAGGTGTTTGATTCATTGCACCAACACAGACAGTCCATCAATCCACCGGCTCCTGAGGTGGAGCACCTTTTGAGAGTCCAGTTTGAACTTGAACACCAGCAGCGACGCCAACAGCTTCAGCaggagcagcaccgccagcagcttCAGCAAGAGCAGCACCAGAGGCAGCTTCAGCAGGAGCAACACCAAAGGCAGCTGCAGCAGCGCCAAGCCCAGCTGctgcaacagcaacagcagcaacaacagcagctgATTCTTGAACAAATGTTGCAGCAGCAGTTGCAGAGTTCAAACTTCGGACAAGCTAACATGGTCGATCAAGTGTTACTCCGGGAACAGTTATTGAATGACTTGCATCATCAACCCCATCATTTTCAAAGGCAGCATGATGCAGCTATTGAACAACTCATTCAAGCAAAATTTGGGCATGGCCATCATAGGGAGCAACACAATGATATGTTAGATGTTCTCTCACGTTCAAACCAGAGGCAGGCGCTTCCTTTGGAGCAGCAAATTCTTTTAGGGCTGCACCATGATCAGCTCCAAACACAACAATTGGCCAATGCTATAAGACAACATGCGGGCAGGGAGGAAGAACGGCATTTAAGTGGTGGCTGGCCAATGGATGATCCTAGCCAATTTATCCGCACAGGAACTAGTCCAAATCAAAGCCATGCCTCCAGACTTGGTCAATTTGATCTTCTGCAGTCCCTTCAGAGGTCGTCATCTGTGGAGCATCATGACCATCTCGATCGAAGCCTATCTATGCATGAACGATTGCATAGGGGAGGTCAAGGTATGCACTCCCTTGAGCGGTCTGGCTCTTTGCCTGGTGGTGCTCCTTTATCAAATCCTGATGTTGTAAATGCCCTAGCACGTCATCATGGCCTTGGTCAGATGGAAACACATGGTGATCTATATTCTGCAGGCCAGATGCCTATGCATGCTTCAGGGGTTCATCCCCAGCAACACAGGCTGCAGGAGCAGCTGTCAGGTTCTCACATGGGAAGGCTGGAAAGGAACTGGTCAGATGCCAATGGGCAATTGCAAAATAGCCTGATGGAAGCTTCACGCATCAACCAGTTGCAAATTGAAGCAGAGAAGCAGAGGAGGAATGTGGAAATGAACCTTCCCATAGACAACCCACATGCATGGGCATCCCTTATGAACAATGAGAGGAACCCAGAAGCTGAATTGAGTGATATGATTCATCAAAAACTGGTTCTTCAAGCACAGCAATCTCGTGGTTTCCCTGATGTTCCGGCGACGGCATCATTTGGAC AAAGGTCACATTTCTCAAAAATGGGGCACTTGGGACAGGATGGACCAACTACTCTAGATATTTTACCGAACAATATTGAGATGAACCGGAAACTCGGCCTTAGATCAAGCTCTGCGACAATGCTTGATATGCAAAGGGGAGAATTCCCAGATGTGATGGGCGGCAGTGCATCAACTAATCAATTGGTTGGGAATGCCAATGATGTAGCCAGGAGGAAAAGGCAGGGTTCTAGTGCAAACTTGGCAGTGGAGGACACTGATTTTTCTGAAGCGGTCAGCAACTG GGTTGATACTGGCATCCCAAAGGGAAGCTCCCATTCCCTGTTAAAGCGCACAGCAAACCCACACGCTGCTACCTCGCAGGCAACGTCAACGGATCTGTCTTCAGCCATTAGGTCCAAGAAGGCAGGCCATGCTTCTTCTGCATCTTCTGATG AGCATAAGATGGAATCTGGAGTCACCTCAGCAGCCCACGCCGTTGAAGCCACTGCTTCAGCCAACAAAGAGGCAGGGTTGTTCGGCATCCCACCGAGCAGCAATCAGGACGCCTCTGGTCCTTCGTTCAGTGAAATGCTCAAGAGCACAAAGAAGCCCCCCTTGCAGTATGACGCCTCTGAATCCGCCGACGGTGGCCCTGGCGGCAAGGGCACTAAGAAGAAAGCAAAGAAAGGAAAGCAGATCGACCCTTCGCTTCTGGGCTTCAAGGTCCACAGCAACCGCATCTTGATGGGCGAGATCCACCGCCCCGACGACTAA